GTGTCGAGGGCAAGTACGTCAAGATTGCAGACACGATCAAGAGCTTCCGGGAGATCATCGAAGGCAAGGTCGACGACGTGCCGGAGCAGGCGTTCCTCATGGTCGGCGGCGTCGACGACGCGCGCGAGAAGGGCGAGCGCATGAAGGCGCAGGCGCAGTGAGTCTGCGGCTCTCGGTGGTGACTCCCAGCCGCTCGGTCGTCGAGACCGACGCGGATTCGGTCGTCGCGCCGGGCAGCGAGGGCGAGTTCGGCGTGCTGCCGGGCCACGCGCCGCTGCTGGCGGCGCTGCGCCCGGGCGTGCTGACCTTCTCGGTCGGCGGCCGGGAGAGCCGGCTCGCGCTCGGCGGCGGCTTCGCCGAAGTGACTCAGGAGCGCGTGACCGTGCTCGCGCCCAGTGCCGAGGCGCCGGACAAGATCGACGCCACGGAAGCCGAGGCGCGCCGCGCCAACGCCGCCCGGGCGCTGGACGAGGCCGGCGTGGCCGCGCCGCTGGAAGAGGTCGCGCAGCTGCGCGAAGCGCTGGAACGCGCCCAGGCGCGAGTGGACGTGCTGCGCGGGCCCGTTTGACTTCGTTCGCCTGCGGCTCACTGCGCGTGCCTCCGGCACTTGCGGGCTCGGCTCGGGGCGGCCCTCGCCTCGCCGGCCGGTGACGTAAGATGAGCCGTGGCCCATGACCCGATCACGACCCCGACGGTAGAGATCGCCCCGAATCGCGAGTCCGTGTTCCGTCACCCCGAGCAGGCGGCGGCCGCGGCCGCGAAGCTCGCGGCGCTCGAGCAGCGCACCGGCCGCAAGCCGAACCTGTTGATCGTGCTCATGGACGACGTCGGCTGGGGCGACTTCGGCTGCTACGGCGGCGGGGTCATGACCGGCGCGCCCACGCCGCACATCGACCGGCTGGCGCGCGAGGGGCTGTTGCTCACCTCGTGTTACTCCGAGCCGTCGTGCACGCCGTCCCGGGCGTCGCTCATGACCGGCCGGCTGCCCATGCGCCACGGGCTCCTGGTCCCGCCCATGTACGGCATGCCCGGCGGTCTCGCGGGCGAGGTCACGCTGGCGCAGCTCCTGTCCCAGGCCGGCTATGCCACGCAGGCGGTGGGCAAGTGGCACATGGGCGAGAACCTCGAGTCACAGCCGCAGAACGTCGGCTTCGACGACTTCTTCGGCTTCCTCTCGGTGTCCGACATGTACACCGAGTGGCGCGATCCGTACTTCTTCCCCGAGATCGTCTACAGCGACGAACGCACCCGCTGGGTCAAGAACGAGCCGTTCAACAAATGCTGGGTGCACGCCACGCG
The sequence above is drawn from the Myxococcota bacterium genome and encodes:
- the atpC gene encoding ATP synthase F1 subunit epsilon — encoded protein: MSLRLSVVTPSRSVVETDADSVVAPGSEGEFGVLPGHAPLLAALRPGVLTFSVGGRESRLALGGGFAEVTQERVTVLAPSAEAPDKIDATEAEARRANAARALDEAGVAAPLEEVAQLREALERAQARVDVLRGPV